One Pan paniscus chromosome 16, NHGRI_mPanPan1-v2.0_pri, whole genome shotgun sequence DNA segment encodes these proteins:
- the LOC106634345 gene encoding double homeobox protein 4C-like, protein MVLLTPSDGTLAAEAQGWGRRRRLVWTPSKSEALRVCFERNPYPGIATRERLAQAIVIPEPRVQIWFQNERSRQLRQHRQESLPSPRRRGPQEGRQKRTAITRSHTALLLRAFEKDRFPGTTAREVLAREMGLPESRIQIWFQSRRVRHLG, encoded by the coding sequence ATGGTCCTCCTGACGCCTTCGGATGGCACCCTTGCCGCAGAAGCCCAGGGTTGGGGACGGCGAAGaagactcgtttggaccccgagcaAAAGTGAGGCCCTGCGAGtctgctttgagcggaacccaTACCCGGGCATtgccaccagagaacggctggcccaggccatcgtcattccggagcccagggtccagatttggtttcagaatgagaggtcacgccagctgaggcagcaccggcaGGAATCTCTGCCCTCGCCCAGGAGACGCGGCCCGCAAGAAGGCAGGCAAAAGCGGACCGCCATCACCAGATCCCAtaccgccctgctcctccgagcctttgagaaggatcgctttccaggcaCCACCGCCAGGGAAGTGCTGGCCAGGGAGAtgggcctcccggagtccaggattcagatctggtttcagagtCGAAGGGTCAGGCACCTGGGATAG